Genomic segment of Paucidesulfovibrio longus DSM 6739:
CGGGAAGTCCGTGATCCAGAGCGGGGCGAAGGTGCCTTCTTCGATGAGTCCGAAGCGCTCGCCGATCTTGAGGCGCAGGTTGCCCAGGGCGGCGTTGACGATATCGACCTGACCGGCCTGGAAGAAGAGGATGTCGCCGGGCTGCACGCCGGAGATTTCCGCGATGCGGGCCTTTTCATCCTCGGAGAAGAACTTGACGATGGGCGACTGCCATTCGCCGTCCTCCTTGACCTTGATCCAGGCCAGGCCCTTGGAGCCGTAGATTTCCACGAACTTGGTGTAGTCGTCGATTTCCTTGCGGGAGAGCTGGCCCCCGGCGGGCACGCGCAGCAGCTTGACCAGGGAGGCCTGGGCAAAGACCTTGAAGCCGGAGCCCTTGAAGACCTCGCTGACGTCCTGGAGCTTCAGTCCGAAGCGCACGTCCGGCTTGTCCACGCCGTAGTCGCGCATGGCGTCGGCAAAGGTCATGCGCGGGAACGGGTCGGGCAGCTCCTGGTTCAGGGTTTCGCGGAAGAGGGTGCGGACCATGCCTTCGGCCATGTCCTGCACGATTTGCTCATCCACGAAGCTCATCTCGATGTCGATCTGGGTGAATTCGGGCTGGCGGTCGGCGCGCAGATCTTCGTCGCGGAAGCATTTCACGATCTGGAAATAGCGCTCCATGCCCGCGACCATGAGCATCTGCTTGAAGAGCTGGGGCGACTGCGGCAGGGCGAAGAACTGGCCCTGGTTCAGGCGGCTGGGCACCAGGAAGTCGCGCGCGCCTTCGGGCGTGGACTTGGTCAGCACCGGGGTTTCGATCTCCAGGAAGCCGAGGCCGTCGAGGTAGCGGCGCACGCTCTGGGCGGCCTTGTTGCGCAGCACGAAGTTGCGGGCCAGGCTGGGCCTGCGCAGGTCCAGGAAACGGTACTTGAGGCGCAGGTTCTCGCTGACCTCCACGCGGTCCTCGATGGGGAAGGGCGGCGTTTCGGAGGTGTTCAGGAGCTTCCAGTCGTCCACCACGATCTCGACCTCGCCGGTGACGAGGTTCGGGTTGGCCATGCCTTCGGGCCGGGGGCGCACCTTGCCCAGGATGGCGACCACGTATTCCGGGCGGATGGCGTGGGCGCGTTCATGGGCCTCGGTGTTGTGCTCCGGGCTGAAGACGACCTGGGTCAGTCCCTCGCGGTCGCGCAGGTCGATGAAGATCAGCCCGCCGTGGTCGCGCCGGAACTGGACCCAGCCCATGAGGCAGACGGTCTCGTCCAGATTGGCGGCGGTGAGCTGGTTGTTGTGGTGCGTGCGGCGCCAGCCGCCGAGATCGTCGATCCAGCGGTATTTGTCGTAGACGCTGTCGTCCTGGAATTTCTGCTCGCTCATGTGTGGTCCTCTATGCTGGGGCCAAAGTTGCCGACGCTTGGTCGGGGCCGGGGGGCCGTATCCAAAATTCCCATTTCCGCCCGTGGGGCGGACCGTTGATTATCTGCCTTCGGAACAGGACGCCGACCGCGACTCCAGGAGCAGGCGCAGGCACTCTTCGTGCGCAACGGTGACCTGTTCCTTGTCGCCGACCATGTCCTTGATGGTCACGGTATTGTTAACGAATTCCTCTTCGCCCAGGATCAGGCAGTGCTTGGCGCTGATCCTGTTGGCGGCGCGCAGGCGGCTCTTCATGCTGCCCGCGCCGTAGCTGACCTCGCCGCCCAGGCCGGAGGCGCGCAGCTTCTGGGCCAGGAGCAGGGCCGCGTTGGCGGCCTGGGGCGCAGTCACGGCCACGTAGAAGTCGGGCGCGGCCGGGGCTTTATCGCCGAGCAGCAGGGCCAGCCGCTCCATGCCGCAGGCGAAGCCCGTGGCGGGCACGTCCGGGCCGCCCAGGTTCTTGACCAGGCCGTCGTAGCGGCCGCCTCCGGCCACGGCGGTCTGCGCGCCGATGTCCCCGGAGGTGATCTCGAAGGTGGTGCGCTGGTAGTAGTCCAGCCCGCGCACGAGCCGGGGATTGAGCACGTAGGTCAGTCCGGCGGCGTCCAGGACTTCGCGGACCTGGGCGAAATGTTCGGCGCACTCGTCGCAGAGGTGGTCCGTGACGCTGGGCGCGGCCGCGACCAGGGCCTTGCAGCCCGGCACCTTGCAGTCCAGCACGCGCAGGGGGTTGGTGTCCTTGCGGCGGCGGCAGTCTTCGCACAGCTCGTCCGCGGGCAGGGTGTTGAAGAAGTCCGTGAGGGCCTGGCGGTAGAGCGGGCGGCAGGCCGGGCAGCCCAGGGAGTTCAGCTCGATGGAGAGCTTTTCCAGGCCGAGGGCGCGCAGAAAGGTGTCGAGCATGAGGATCAGCTCGGCGTCGGACTGGGCTTCGGGCGCGCCCACGATCTCGGCGTTGATCTGGTGGAACTGGCGCTGGCGGCCCTTCTGGGGACGCTCGTAGCGGAACATGGGGCCGAAGGTGTAATACTTGGCGACCATGCCGGGCTGGTAGCCGCCCTGCTCCACAAAGGCGCGCATGACCCCGGCCGTGGCTTCGGGCCGCAGGGTCAGGGAGCGTCCCTTGCGGTCCGGGAAGGTGAACATCTCCTTGCCGACCACGTCCGTGTCCTCGCCGATGGACTTCTGGAAGAGTTCGGTCTTCTCCAGCAGGGGCGTGCGCAGCTCGCCGAAGCCGAAGCGCTCGAACACCTCGCGGGCCGTGGCTTCCATGAAGGTGAACACCGCCGCCTCGTTGGGGAAGAGATCCGCGAATCCCTTGATCTTCTGAATCTTGTTGCTCATGCTCGAATACGCTCCGGGCCGCAGGGGGCCATGCGAACGGCCACAGGCCGCATCATTGTTTGCTGGAAACGATTTTCGTTAGTCCATCAGGCCCCGGTTGTCAAAGCGGCGGGCACCGGGAAATGTTGCCGTTTCTCCGGCGAAAACGGCTCGTCCATATTGCCGGAGAGGTGCGCGGGCGCGCCGGGACGGTTGCTCGCGCTGCCTGAACGCGGCAATGCCGCTGAAATGGGCCTGTTCCGGCTTTGCCCGCTCCCTCGGCGCTGTTTTCGTATTGGTCAGGCGGATCGGTGGCATGGATCGGGCGCATGGATTGATCGAACGGATTGATCGCGCGGATTGATCGAACGGATCGGTCGCATGGATCGGTCGCATGGATTGATCGAGCGGATTGGTCGCGCGGATTGATCGAACGGATTGGCCGAGCTGATTGGCCGAGCTGATTGGCCAGGCGGATCGGGTTCAGGTCCGTCCTTTCGGGCTTCTTGGGAACGGCCGGTCCCGCCGTGGGTCTTTCCTCTTTTTCTTGACGCCCGGCCCGGCATGTCCAATGCTCGCTTCGCGCCCCTGGCGGCGCGCCCTTTTTTCCGACGCAAGCAAGGAGCCGAGACGTGCAGATAACCGTGACCACACCCGCTTTGCTTTTTCCGGCCATTTCCCTGTTCATGCTGGCCTTCACCAACCGCTTTCTCTCCCTGGGCAGCCGCATCCGCTCCCTGCACGACCATTTTCTGCGCAGCGAGGAGGAATCCGCGCGCAAGCAGATCAGCAACCTGCGCAAGCGCATCTACATGATCCGGCAGATGCAGGGCCTGGGCGTGCTCTCCATGCTCAGCTGCATCCTCTCCATGATCTGCCTCGTGGAGGACTGGACCCTGGCCGGGGAGGTGCTCTTCGGCCTCAGCCTCGCGCTGCTCATGGCCTCGCTCTGGGTTTCGTTCCTGGAAATACGCATTTCCGTGAACGCCCTGGACATTCTTCTGGAAGACATGGAAAAGCGCTGAGCGGAATCCCGATTGCGGAAATCCGGCGGCGCTGCGGTTCGTTTCCCCTTTTTTTCGTTTTCTTTTATCCCCGCGCCACGGCGCTGGCAGCGCCGGGTGCCGGACTCTGAAATCCCGCAGGTCATTGACAGCCCCGATTTGATGTATAGATTGAACCTCAGGATTGATTAAAACCCCTAGGAGGAATCATGCTGAATTTGACGGAAGCGGCCCTTTCCGGGCTGAAGAAATACTTTGAAACCAATGATGTGGCTCCGATACGCGTTTTCGTGGCCCAGAGCTGCTCCGGCGCTTCCCTGGCCCTTGGCCTGGACGAGGTCCGCGACGGCGACAAGAGCTTTGATTTCGACGGCGGCATCAAGGTCGTCATGGAAGAGGAGCTGCTCAACGACGCCCAGCCCGTGAGCATCGACATGGGCCCCATGGGCTTTTCCGTGGACTCCAGCCTGGAATTCCCCCAGGGCGGCGGCTGCGGCTGCTCCAGCTGCGGCACCGGCTCCTGCGGCGACGGCGGCTGCCACTAGTCCGTCTTCCCCCGGAATCATGAAAAGGGCGGCTCCTTGCGGGGCCGCCCTTTTTTTTCACGTGAAACGGATGCGACTGCGCAACTTGCTTTAATCCGAGTATTTTTCCAGGTCGCGGTCGCGGATTTCCTTGCGCTTGATCTTGCCGGAGATGGTCTTGGGCAGCTCGTCCACGTATTCCACGAAGCGGGGATACTTGTACGGGGCCGTGACCTTTTTGACGTGGTCCTGGATGGACTTGGTCAGCTCGTCCGAAGGCTCGTATCCGGGCGCGAGCACCACGGTGGCCTTGACGGACTGGCCGCGCGCCGGGTCGGGCACGCCCGTGACCGCGGCCTCGATGATCGCGTCGTGGGTGATCAGCGCGCTTTCCACCTCGAACGGGCCGATGCGGTAGCCCGAGGCCTTGATCAGGTCGTCCGTGCGGCCCAGGAACCAGAAGTACCCGTCCTCGTCCACCCAGGCCTTGTCGCCCGTGTGGTAGAAGCCGTCGAACATCACGGACCCGGTCTTGCCCGGCTCGTCCATGTAGCCGTGGAACAGGCCGAGCACGCCCTGGGCGTTGTCCTTGTTCTTCAGCCGGATGCAGATTTCGCCTTCCTCGCCCGCCGGGCAGGGTGCGCCGGTTTCGTCCAGGAGCACGATGTCCCAGCCGGGGGTGGGCTTGCCGATGGAGCCGGGCTTGGGCTCCATGAAGGTCATGGTCGCGATCTGGAGGCAGGTTTCGGTCTGGCCGTAGCCTTCGTAGATGGGCTTGCCCGTGGCGGCCTTCCAGGCCTCGAAGACCGAGTCGTTGAGCAGCTCGCCCGCGGTGGTGCAGTGGCGCAGGGCCGAGAGATCCCACTTGGTCAGGTCTTCGCGGATCAGGAAGCGGTAGACCGTGGGCGGCGCGCAAAAGGTGGTGATCTTGTGTTCGCTGATGATGTCCAGCAGCTCGGCGGGCACGAACTTGCCCCGGAAGTCCCAGACGAAGACCGTGGCCCCGGCCAGGAACTGCCCGTAGAACTTGCCCCAGACCGACTTGGCCCAGCCCGTTTCCGAGAGGGTCAGGTGCAGGTCGCCCGGCTCCAGGTCGTGCCAGTAGGCGCCGGTGGTGTAGTGGCCGAGGGGGTAGGAGTGGGGGTGGACCACCATCTTGGGCATGCCCGTGGTGCCGGAGGTGAAGAAGATGACCATGGGATCGTCGCCGCCGGGCGCGTCCGCCGGGCGGGGGTAGTCGGGCGAGCCTTCGGCCATGAGCGCCTCGTACCCGGTCCAGCCGTCCGGAACGGCTTTGCCGTCCACCTGCACGAGCAGGCTGAAGGAAGGGC
This window contains:
- the aspS gene encoding aspartate--tRNA ligase, with product MSEQKFQDDSVYDKYRWIDDLGGWRRTHHNNQLTAANLDETVCLMGWVQFRRDHGGLIFIDLRDREGLTQVVFSPEHNTEAHERAHAIRPEYVVAILGKVRPRPEGMANPNLVTGEVEIVVDDWKLLNTSETPPFPIEDRVEVSENLRLKYRFLDLRRPSLARNFVLRNKAAQSVRRYLDGLGFLEIETPVLTKSTPEGARDFLVPSRLNQGQFFALPQSPQLFKQMLMVAGMERYFQIVKCFRDEDLRADRQPEFTQIDIEMSFVDEQIVQDMAEGMVRTLFRETLNQELPDPFPRMTFADAMRDYGVDKPDVRFGLKLQDVSEVFKGSGFKVFAQASLVKLLRVPAGGQLSRKEIDDYTKFVEIYGSKGLAWIKVKEDGEWQSPIVKFFSEDEKARIAEISGVQPGDILFFQAGQVDIVNAALGNLRLKIGERFGLIEEGTFAPLWITDFPLLEWDEEDKRWVARHHPFTSAQPGQLETLTDNPGDALARAYDLVLNGHEIGGGSIRIHTPEMQQKMFAALGIDEEEARAKFGFLMDALKFGAPPHGGIAFGLDRLIMIMTGAKSIRDVIAFPKTQKATCMMTEAPSGVATKQLRELGIRLREKKEEE
- the hisS gene encoding histidine--tRNA ligase: MSNKIQKIKGFADLFPNEAAVFTFMEATAREVFERFGFGELRTPLLEKTELFQKSIGEDTDVVGKEMFTFPDRKGRSLTLRPEATAGVMRAFVEQGGYQPGMVAKYYTFGPMFRYERPQKGRQRQFHQINAEIVGAPEAQSDAELILMLDTFLRALGLEKLSIELNSLGCPACRPLYRQALTDFFNTLPADELCEDCRRRKDTNPLRVLDCKVPGCKALVAAAPSVTDHLCDECAEHFAQVREVLDAAGLTYVLNPRLVRGLDYYQRTTFEITSGDIGAQTAVAGGGRYDGLVKNLGGPDVPATGFACGMERLALLLGDKAPAAPDFYVAVTAPQAANAALLLAQKLRASGLGGEVSYGAGSMKSRLRAANRISAKHCLILGEEEFVNNTVTIKDMVGDKEQVTVAHEECLRLLLESRSASCSEGR
- a CDS encoding DUF2721 domain-containing protein translates to MQITVTTPALLFPAISLFMLAFTNRFLSLGSRIRSLHDHFLRSEEESARKQISNLRKRIYMIRQMQGLGVLSMLSCILSMICLVEDWTLAGEVLFGLSLALLMASLWVSFLEIRISVNALDILLEDMEKR
- a CDS encoding IscA/HesB family protein: MLNLTEAALSGLKKYFETNDVAPIRVFVAQSCSGASLALGLDEVRDGDKSFDFDGGIKVVMEEELLNDAQPVSIDMGPMGFSVDSSLEFPQGGGCGCSSCGTGSCGDGGCH
- a CDS encoding AMP-binding protein, coding for MQKLRPASYEEFQEQFKVEVPEGYNFAFDFVDKIAAEDPTRPALVHVDTHGTRRDLDYAWLRQRSNRLAAALKARGIGKGDRVMLILFRRAEYWETMLALHKIGALPIPSPSLLTPKDITQRANYAGIKAVICEDTIAERVEAAKADCPSFSLLVQVDGKAVPDGWTGYEALMAEGSPDYPRPADAPGGDDPMVIFFTSGTTGMPKMVVHPHSYPLGHYTTGAYWHDLEPGDLHLTLSETGWAKSVWGKFYGQFLAGATVFVWDFRGKFVPAELLDIISEHKITTFCAPPTVYRFLIREDLTKWDLSALRHCTTAGELLNDSVFEAWKAATGKPIYEGYGQTETCLQIATMTFMEPKPGSIGKPTPGWDIVLLDETGAPCPAGEEGEICIRLKNKDNAQGVLGLFHGYMDEPGKTGSVMFDGFYHTGDKAWVDEDGYFWFLGRTDDLIKASGYRIGPFEVESALITHDAIIEAAVTGVPDPARGQSVKATVVLAPGYEPSDELTKSIQDHVKKVTAPYKYPRFVEYVDELPKTISGKIKRKEIRDRDLEKYSD